A section of the Falco biarmicus isolate bFalBia1 chromosome 3, bFalBia1.pri, whole genome shotgun sequence genome encodes:
- the AGTRAP gene encoding type-1 angiotensin II receptor-associated protein isoform X1, which yields MELPAVSLKAIILVHWLLTVWGCMNYMFPASYAWGNFSVLAVGIWAIVQRDSLDAIVMFLTGLLLTVLTDIIHISVFYPPNNHLTDAKRFSIGMAIFSLLLKPVSCCLVYRMYRERGGEYTFNIGVTCAGQDRSTYEPIDQQDAPPQWPDSSKTAQQPY from the exons atgGAGCTGCCCGCCGTCAGCCTGAAG gcCATCATTCTGGTACACTGGCTGCTCACAGTGTG GGGATGCATGAATTACATGTTTCCAGCCTCCTATGCCTGGGGAAATTTCAGTGTCCTTGCGGTGGGGATCTGGGCCATTGTGCAGCGAGATTCCCTTGATGCCATCGTGATG TTCCTGACTGGCCTGCTGCTCACGGTCCTCACAGACATCATTCACATCTCTGTCTTCTACCCTCCAAACAACCATCTCACTGATGCGAAGCGTTTCAGTATAGGCATGGCCATCTTCAGCCTCCTCCTCAAACCTGTGTCCTGCTGTTTGGTGTATCGAATGTATCGGGAGCGTGGAGGAGAGTACACCTTTAACATAG GTGTCACCTGTGCAGGCCAGGATCGCAGCACCTATGAGCCAATTGATCAGCAGGATGCCCCTCCACAGTGGCCTGACTCAAGCAAGACAGCTCAGCAGCCGTACTGA
- the AGTRAP gene encoding type-1 angiotensin II receptor-associated protein isoform X2, with the protein MNYMFPASYAWGNFSVLAVGIWAIVQRDSLDAIVMFLTGLLLTVLTDIIHISVFYPPNNHLTDAKRFSIGMAIFSLLLKPVSCCLVYRMYRERGGEYTFNIGVTCAGQDRSTYEPIDQQDAPPQWPDSSKTAQQPY; encoded by the exons ATGAATTACATGTTTCCAGCCTCCTATGCCTGGGGAAATTTCAGTGTCCTTGCGGTGGGGATCTGGGCCATTGTGCAGCGAGATTCCCTTGATGCCATCGTGATG TTCCTGACTGGCCTGCTGCTCACGGTCCTCACAGACATCATTCACATCTCTGTCTTCTACCCTCCAAACAACCATCTCACTGATGCGAAGCGTTTCAGTATAGGCATGGCCATCTTCAGCCTCCTCCTCAAACCTGTGTCCTGCTGTTTGGTGTATCGAATGTATCGGGAGCGTGGAGGAGAGTACACCTTTAACATAG GTGTCACCTGTGCAGGCCAGGATCGCAGCACCTATGAGCCAATTGATCAGCAGGATGCCCCTCCACAGTGGCCTGACTCAAGCAAGACAGCTCAGCAGCCGTACTGA